A genome region from Anopheles stephensi strain Indian chromosome 2, UCI_ANSTEP_V1.0, whole genome shotgun sequence includes the following:
- the LOC118502374 gene encoding uncharacterized protein LOC118502374 has product MTAQTDNHMVFLETTLLSIVDGYGNRHEARALLDSGSMSNFISEALARKLIGTPRKKVNVSVSGIGNAVQRVNGSLIASVESTNRTHVAQLELLIVDAPFWHIPPAPVDASAWRIPDVPLADPSFYKPGQIDIIIGGDTYWELHSGRKRSLGKGKTWLVETPFGWVVAGHSSKTSAQGSSAFHLSTSESSPLESILERFWELETIGDDPALSTEEDACEKHFVATTTRDASGRMKIEYIKFMKEYERLGHMKLLTEPIDDTCEHYYLPHHAVVKETSTTTKVRVVFDASCKTSSGYSLNDKLLVGPVIQDDLFNIIVRFRSHAVALSADVEKMYRQVLHDECDQRYLRIRYRENPEVPIKTYQLQTVTYGTASAPFLATRTLQQIAHDHQTHYPRAVNAVLHDFYVDDLLTGTEDVADATEIRKQISGMLNSAGFSLKKWASNVPEALEGVSSDDLAMLPTHEWQDQQFVSTLGLFNRLWAQLSVASSIEKCATRFGITVIFSA; this is encoded by the exons ATGACAGCGCAAACAGACAACCACATGGTGTTTTTGGAAACGACGCTGCTGTCCATCGTGGATGGTTACGGAAATCGGCATGAGGCAAGAGCTCTCCTCGATTCGGGCTCTATGTCGAATTTCATTTCCGAGGCACTGGCTCGGAAGCTCATTGGAACACCTCGGAAGAAGGTGAACGTTTCGGTATCAGGCATCGGGAACGCAGTGCAGCGAGTGAACGGTTCACTTATCGCATCCGTGGAATCAACGAACCGTACGCATGTCGCTCAGCTGGAGTTGCTCATTGTTGACGCTCCATTCTGGCATATTCCACCGGCACCCGTTGATGCGTCGGCGTGGAGAATCCCTGATGTGCCACTCGCGGATCCATCGTTCTACAAGCCTGGCCAGATCGACATTATCATCGGAGGAGACACGTATTGGGAGCTGCATTCCGGCAGGAAGCGGTCCCTCGGCAAAGGGAAAACGTGGCTAGTGGAAACCCCTTTCGGTTGGGTCGTCGCTGGGCATTCGTCGAAGACTTCCGCACAAGGATCATCGGCTTTTCACCTTTCTACCAGCGAATCATCCCCACTGGAATCGATCTTGGAACGGTTCTGGGAACTCGAGACAATCGGCGATGATCCAGCATTATCAACGGAGGAGGATGCTTGCGAGAAGCATTTCGTGGCCACTACAACCAGAGATGCATCTGGCAG AATGAAGATAGAATACATCAAATTCATGAAGGAGTATGAGCGACTAGGGCACATGAAACTACTCACCGAACCGATTGATGACACTTGTGAACACTACTATCTTCCTCATCACGCGGTAGTGAAGGAGAcgagcacaaccacgaaggtCAGAGTTGTATTCGATGCTTCGTGTAAGACATCCTCGGGTTACTCATTGAATGACAAGCTGTTGGTTGGGCCTGTGATTCAAGACGACCTTTTCAACATCATCGTTCGGTTTCGTTCGCACGCAGTCGCCCTATCAGCGGAtgtagagaagatgtatcgcCAAGTGCTGCACGATGAATGCGACCAACGATACCTTCGCATTCGGTACCGAGAGAATCCGGAAGTACCGATTAAAACCTACCAGCTACAAACAGTTACCTACGGTACCGCATCGGCGCCCTTTCTGGCAACTAGGACCTTGCAACAAATCGCTCATGATCATCAAACGCACTATCCAAGAGCGGTGAATGCAGTACTCCACGACTTCTATGTGGACGATCTACTAACAGGAACAGAAGACGTAGCGGATGCGACTGAGATACGGAAGCAGATATCGGGAATGCTTAATTCAGCTGGCTTCTCGTTGAAAAAGTGGGCATCCAACGTACCGGAAGCTCTAGAAGGTGTCTCATCGGATGATTTGGCAATGCTTCCTACTCACGAATGGCAAGATCAACAATTCGTATCAACGctgggcttg TTcaacaggttatgggcccagctCAGTGTGGCCAGTTCAATTGAAAAGTGCGCGACGCGGTTCGGAATCACAGTGATTTTTTCGGCGTGA
- the LOC118507510 gene encoding zinc finger protein GIS2-like translates to MEKIARKGPIPEEELVTIIIDNMGDASNTSAMRYSANTVKKLKSMLEKYEQLRMLKASVSSPRVHPNSQQPSAAGTGNRTSETRCFNCSAYGHFREKCPKPPRPPGFCFRCHQLDHVFKDCPDRNKTSAAVIFTTDTDGVRLQETQEEAQQASSMNRWSQDAV, encoded by the exons atggaaaagatcGCACGAAAAGGACCGATTCCTGAAGAAGAACTGGTTACAATTATCATTGATAATATGGGAGATGCGAGTAATACCAGCGCGATGCGTTATTCAGCCAACACTGTTAAGAAGCTGAAATCTATGTTGGAGAAATACGAACAACTTCGTATGTTAAAGGCATCTGTTTCATCTCCCCGTGTTCACCCGAATTCACAACAACCCTCCGCTGCCGGTACCGGAAACCGTACATCAGAAACAAGGTGTTTCAACTGTTCCGCGTATGGACATTTTCGTGAAAAGTGTCCTAAACCCCCTCGCCCACCAGGATTCTGTTTTCGATGCCACCAATTGGACCACGTTTTTAAAGACTGTCCCGATCGGAACAAAACATCAGCCGCCGTCATCTTTACAACCGACACCGATGGTGTAAGACTGCAAGAAACGCAAGAG GAAGCCCAGCAAGCTTCATCGATGAATCGTTGGTCCCAAGATGCCgtttaa